The Bacillota bacterium genomic interval GATCTGGCAGCGCATTTCCTGTCAGTCCTATATAGCTCTGATAGTACCCAACGTGCGAGTTCCACACGGTCGCCTCCGGGCCCAACTGTGCGAACACGTTCATGGTCGTCACGTCCTCGAAGATAGCCATCTCGTAGATCTTCCCCGCCGCGGCCTGCCCATAGAGACCCGTCGCAGCCAACAGGCCCACGATAACCAAGCCAGCCAGACACAGTCTTGACAACCTCATCGAAAGCCTGCCCCCTTTCCGATTGAATGTTACTTGTATTACTATTCATTCGTTTCCGACTACTAAACTCTTGCCAGCCAATCACAGAAAAGCCCAACCCCCTCCCCAGATTCGGGGCAGAAGGTTGGGAGAATAGACCCGCAATATCCCCAGACTGCGACGACCTCACAGAAGCGATACGACTGATCCCGCAACACGAGCCTCGGCGCCCGGGCCGAAGCCCTCCTCAACGGAAATGACCAGACCTGTCTGGTCGATTACGAACACGACGGGAACGCCCCGGACTCTGTAAGATGCGGCCGCCCCGACCGTGTCACGCCCTGTGAACAGCGGAAATGTGATTCCGAGCTGGCTTGCGACCTGCTTTGCCAGGGACGCATCCTCCCCGAGGTCGTTGAGTCCGGCGCAGACAAGGCCCTTCTTCTTGTACATGTCGTAGAGTCTCTGCATCGCGGACAAGGCGTCCGCCGAGACCCTGTAACGGCTGTTCCAGAAGACTACCACCGTTGGAGACCCAGATGCCGGCACCTCCAGCCTGGACCCGCGCAAGTCGATTCCGCGGAACCGGGGGGCCTGAGAGCCCACAAGAGATGCCGGCTGCGCCCCAAGTGCCGGGTATGTTGTGACCAGCATTATGATAGCGATCACTGCGTATATGCTTCTTCGCAATGAAGCCACCTTCCCCGCACGATCATCCGGCCCCGCACGTGAATACAGGACCCACCCGATTTGACGCACCAGGGGGCCCCGTGTTTCATGAGGCATAATGTGGATTGCGGCGGCGCCCGGGTTCCTTAGGTTCCCCCGAGGTAGGCCGCCCGCACCTTTGGGTCGGATGCAAGTTCCTTTGCCGGACCTTGAAGGGAGATACGCCCCGTCTCGAGGACATACGCCCGATTGGCCACAGACAGGGCCATGTTGGCATTCTGCTCTACCAGAAGAATCGTGGTTCCAGTCTGGCTGATCTTCACTATAGTATCGAATATCTCCCTGACCAGCAAGGGCGCCA includes:
- a CDS encoding redoxin domain-containing protein — encoded protein: MRRSIYAVIAIIMLVTTYPALGAQPASLVGSQAPRFRGIDLRGSRLEVPASGSPTVVVFWNSRYRVSADALSAMQRLYDMYKKKGLVCAGLNDLGEDASLAKQVASQLGITFPLFTGRDTVGAAASYRVRGVPVVFVIDQTGLVISVEEGFGPGAEARVAGSVVSLL